The proteins below come from a single Flavobacterium lindanitolerans genomic window:
- a CDS encoding flavin reductase family protein, whose protein sequence is MISIIPKEIPTAKLQGYLQGSVGPRPIAFASTMDHNGKPNLSPFSFFNLFSANPPILIFSPSRRVRDNTIKHTLINAEATREVVINVVTYDMVQQASLASTEYGDGVNEFLKAGFTAIPSDLVKPYRVKESPVQFECKIQEIISLGTEGGAGNLIICEIVKMHIDEKILDENGSVDQHKIDLVSRLGGNWYSRSNMGLFEVEKPLTTLGIGVDQIPDFIKESPVFDGNDLGKLGNVEALPTSEEVAIFVDQNFAVKGVLSSDDQEKVHLKAKEYLDNNEVMAAWKVLLSEKI, encoded by the coding sequence ATGATTAGTATAATACCGAAGGAAATCCCGACAGCAAAATTGCAGGGATATCTTCAGGGGTCAGTAGGACCAAGGCCAATAGCCTTTGCCAGCACGATGGACCATAACGGAAAACCGAATTTGTCACCGTTTAGTTTTTTTAATCTTTTCAGTGCGAATCCGCCAATTTTGATTTTTTCGCCCTCAAGGAGAGTCCGGGACAATACTATAAAACATACGCTGATTAATGCCGAAGCTACCCGTGAAGTAGTCATCAATGTTGTTACTTATGATATGGTACAACAAGCATCTTTGGCAAGTACAGAATATGGAGATGGAGTAAATGAGTTCTTAAAAGCCGGATTTACGGCTATTCCTTCGGATTTGGTAAAGCCTTATCGCGTAAAGGAATCTCCCGTACAGTTTGAATGCAAGATACAGGAAATTATCAGCCTTGGAACAGAAGGCGGAGCCGGAAATCTGATTATCTGTGAAATCGTTAAGATGCATATTGATGAGAAGATTTTAGATGAAAACGGAAGTGTGGACCAGCATAAAATCGATTTGGTTTCGCGTTTGGGAGGAAATTGGTATTCACGTTCGAATATGGGATTGTTTGAAGTTGAAAAACCATTGACAACCTTGGGTATTGGAGTAGACCAGATTCCGGATTTTATAAAAGAAAGCCCGGTTTTTGATGGTAATGATCTAGGCAAATTGGGGAATGTTGAAGCATTGCCTACAAGCGAAGAAGTTGCTATATTTGTAGACCAGAATTTTGCCGTAAAAGGAGTGTTAAGTTCTGACGATCAGGAAAAAGTGCATTTAAAGGCAAAGGAATATCTTGACAATAATGAAGTGATGGCGGCATGGAAAGTGCTGTTGTCTGAAAAAATATAA
- a CDS encoding DUF3127 domain-containing protein: protein MEVTGRVKVINAEQQISASFKKRELVVTTDEQYPQHIMIEFTQDKCDLLNNYTPGEPVKVSINLRGREWVNPQGETKYFNSIQGWRIEKLQPEAPSAQQAPPMPAREAFEPANDYKEEEHDDLPF from the coding sequence ATGGAAGTTACAGGAAGAGTTAAGGTAATAAATGCCGAACAGCAAATTAGTGCGTCATTTAAAAAGAGAGAATTGGTCGTTACAACAGACGAACAGTATCCGCAACATATCATGATTGAGTTTACGCAGGATAAATGCGATTTGTTGAATAATTATACGCCAGGTGAACCTGTAAAGGTTTCAATCAACCTAAGAGGAAGAGAGTGGGTAAATCCACAAGGTGAAACCAAATATTTTAACAGCATCCAAGGCTGGAGAATTGAAAAATTGCAGCCTGAAGCACCTTCTGCTCAACAAGCACCGCCAATGCCAGCCAGAGAGGCTTTTGAGCCGGCAAATGA
- a CDS encoding HIT family protein, whose translation MSSIFTKIVNGEIPAYKITEDADYLAFLDVNPNAKGHTLCIPKKEIDKIFDMDEDHYLGLMKFSRKVAKALEKTVVCKRIGMAVIGLEVPHTHVHLIPLNEMDEMRFQNKVKLTKEEFEALAKEIQANL comes from the coding sequence ATGAGCTCGATTTTCACTAAAATAGTCAACGGAGAAATTCCTGCCTATAAAATTACCGAAGATGCAGACTATCTTGCGTTTTTGGATGTGAATCCAAATGCCAAAGGTCATACTTTGTGCATTCCGAAAAAGGAAATCGACAAAATCTTTGATATGGATGAAGACCATTATTTGGGATTGATGAAATTTTCCAGAAAAGTAGCAAAAGCATTGGAAAAAACTGTGGTATGCAAAAGAATAGGTATGGCCGTAATAGGACTTGAAGTGCCTCATACGCACGTGCATTTGATTCCGCTTAACGAAATGGATGAAATGCGTTTCCAAAACAAAGTAAAACTGACTAAAGAAGAATTTGAAGCATTGGCTAAGGAAATCCAGGCCAATTTGTAA
- a CDS encoding Rieske (2Fe-2S) protein: MKKIIVLLLIGIAISACSDSKINNRNPYIPNYSFSVDINLNLPLYSDLQYTGNGKLITLNGAGANGIIVFNAGAGNFKAYDASCPNQYASSCSRLVVEGINAVCPCDDVMYSLFTGLPNADVEYPLKPYRIQVTGNVIRVYN, from the coding sequence ATGAAAAAGATTATTGTCCTTTTGCTTATCGGCATTGCGATTTCAGCATGCTCCGACAGCAAAATCAACAACCGGAATCCTTATATCCCCAACTATTCTTTTAGCGTCGATATCAATTTAAATCTTCCGCTTTACAGCGACCTGCAATATACAGGAAACGGCAAGCTGATTACGCTTAATGGCGCCGGTGCCAACGGTATTATTGTTTTTAATGCCGGAGCCGGAAATTTCAAAGCTTATGATGCCAGCTGCCCCAATCAATACGCCAGTAGCTGTTCGAGACTTGTAGTTGAAGGAATCAATGCTGTTTGCCCATGTGATGATGTGATGTACAGTCTGTTCACCGGACTTCCGAATGCCGATGTTGAATATCCGCTAAAGCCTTACCGAATCCAGGTTACGGGAAACGTTATCCGGGTGTATAATTAA
- the greA gene encoding transcription elongation factor GreA — MSNVSYYTAEGLKKLKEELEQLKSIERPKASQAIAEARDKGDLSENAEYDAAKEAQGLLEMRISKLEEVYANARLIDESQLDVSKVLVLSNVKIKNQSNGMEMKYTLVAESEADLKSGKISVTSPIGKGLLGKSVGEIAEITVPNGILKFEILEITRD, encoded by the coding sequence ATGAGTAACGTATCTTATTATACAGCGGAAGGCTTAAAAAAATTGAAAGAGGAACTGGAACAGCTAAAAAGTATTGAACGCCCAAAAGCGTCACAGGCTATTGCTGAAGCTAGAGATAAGGGAGACTTGTCTGAAAATGCAGAATATGATGCGGCTAAAGAAGCTCAGGGTTTGCTCGAAATGAGAATTTCAAAACTGGAAGAAGTCTATGCTAATGCACGTTTGATTGACGAGTCGCAGCTTGACGTGTCTAAAGTTTTGGTATTGTCCAATGTGAAAATCAAGAACCAGTCCAATGGTATGGAAATGAAATATACGCTTGTTGCAGAAAGCGAAGCCGACCTGAAATCGGGAAAAATTTCCGTGACATCACCAATCGGAAAAGGACTGCTTGGTAAATCGGTAGGCGAAATTGCAGAAATTACGGTGCCAAACGGTATCCTGAAATTTGAGATTTTAGAAATCACCAGAGACTAA
- a CDS encoding sensor histidine kinase yields MQFSEKRNVTRWIIIIISFIIISLILWNTYTFFQIFKNEEHVKMQIWATSLKTINNADLENDDIELPRQIVDKNTTIPIVWTDQNGNIRGMRNIDDEIANDSIKAKAFFENFKNENEPIALELPGETQYVYYGNSSLLNNLKYYPIALFLILVLFGLLIFNFYRASRMATQNKLWAGMAKETAHQIGTPLSSLLGWIEIMKADNVDETTVTEVEKDIVRLQTIADRFSKIGSEPVLEEKDIIAETEQSYDYLKSRFSNQINFSFKAPNHPIMTSINPILHSWTIENLVKNAIDAMKGRGDLSIVIEEDSRFVKIKVSDSGKGIPKKEFKQIFEPGFTTKKRGWGLGLSLTKRIVEEYHDGRIKVFSSELGKGTCMLVSLRKL; encoded by the coding sequence ATGCAGTTTTCTGAAAAACGAAATGTCACTCGCTGGATTATTATCATAATCTCTTTTATTATCATTTCCCTGATTCTTTGGAACACTTACACTTTCTTCCAGATTTTTAAAAACGAGGAACATGTCAAAATGCAAATTTGGGCTACTTCCTTAAAAACCATCAATAACGCTGATTTGGAAAATGATGATATTGAACTTCCAAGACAGATTGTTGATAAAAACACAACTATCCCGATTGTATGGACAGACCAGAATGGAAATATCAGAGGGATGAGAAATATTGATGACGAAATTGCCAATGATTCTATTAAGGCCAAGGCTTTCTTTGAAAATTTCAAAAATGAAAACGAGCCAATAGCTCTTGAATTACCCGGAGAAACCCAATATGTCTATTATGGAAATTCATCACTTTTAAACAACCTGAAATATTATCCTATAGCCCTGTTTCTGATTCTGGTTTTATTCGGGCTTTTAATTTTTAATTTCTACCGCGCCAGCAGAATGGCTACCCAAAACAAGCTGTGGGCGGGTATGGCAAAAGAAACGGCCCATCAAATTGGAACGCCACTTTCCTCATTGCTTGGATGGATTGAAATCATGAAAGCAGACAATGTTGACGAAACTACCGTTACGGAAGTGGAAAAAGATATTGTAAGGTTACAGACCATAGCAGACCGGTTTTCAAAAATAGGGTCAGAACCGGTTTTGGAGGAAAAAGATATTATTGCAGAAACAGAACAGTCGTATGACTACTTGAAATCAAGATTTTCTAACCAGATTAATTTTTCGTTTAAGGCGCCAAACCATCCTATCATGACTTCAATCAACCCGATATTGCATAGCTGGACGATTGAAAATCTGGTCAAGAATGCCATTGATGCCATGAAAGGTCGCGGCGATTTATCGATTGTTATTGAAGAAGACAGCCGTTTTGTAAAGATAAAAGTGAGTGATTCCGGAAAAGGAATTCCTAAAAAAGAATTCAAACAAATTTTCGAACCCGGATTTACGACCAAAAAACGCGGTTGGGGACTGGGACTTTCCTTGACAAAGAGAATTGTTGAAGAATACCACGATGGAAGAATCAAAGTATTTTCATCAGAATTAGGAAAGGGAACCTGTATGCTGGTTAGCTTAAGAAAGCTATAA